The genomic segment TTGAATGGTACAGGCTGGATCGCAAGACATGGGTCTCGCTCAGAAGTTGGGGAGATGTGCGATGAGCACGGCTCAGTCGATGCGCTCTCCAGCGGCTGCGCAAAGCCCCTGCCCGACATTGAACACTACCCGTCTGGTGCTGCGCCCGCAGCGCCTTTCGGATGCGGGCAGCATTGCGGAATCGCTCAGTGATTTTCAGGTCACGCGCATGTTGGCGCGGGCTCCGGCGCCCTATTATAAGCAGGATGCGCTGGAGTGGTTGATCCTTCGCACATCCGGCACTCTGCCGGACTGGGATTTTGCGATAACCTGCGGCGATGACACTCTGATCGGCGCGGTCTCGATCGAAAGGCTTCATGACGAGTGGCGCCTCGGCTACTGGCTGGGTCGCGCCCATTGGGGCAAGGGCTACATGACCGAGGCCGTGGCGGCGGTCGTTAAGCATTTCTTCGAGCACAAGCCCGGCGAAGTGCTCTATTCCGGCATGTTTGCTGACAACCCGGCCTCGTTGCGCGTGCAAGACAAGATCGGTTTTCACATCATCGGATGCAAGGAAGTCTACGCTGTTGCCCGGGCAAGCATGGTCACGCATCTGGACACCGCACTGACGGCAGAAGCATTTCACGCAGCCCGACCGTGAAGAAATCGAAACAAGGCCGGTTTCAGCGCAAACCGGCCTTGCCCTATCGGCTCTTGCACCACGATAATCTTTGACCTTGAGAGCCTGCGCCTATATTTGGATCGGCAGATCCTTTTTTTTAAAAAAGCAAGACCGCATGCCATTGCTGGAATTGCCACGAAGCTGACAGAACGGCCAAGACGATGAAATTTCTCGATGAAGCAAAAGTTTACATTCGCTCCGGTGATGGCGGCGCAGGCGCCGTGTCGTTCCGGCGTGAAAAATTCATCGAGTTCGGTGGCCCTGACGGCGGTGACGGCGGACGCGGCGGTGACGTGTGGGTCGAGGTCGTCAACGGCCTCAACACGCTAATCGACTTCCGCTTCCAGCAGCACTTCAAGGCCACCATCGGCCAGCACGGCATGGGCAAGACGCGCACCGGCGCCAAGGGTGCCGACGTCGTCCTGCGCGTACCCGTCGGCACGCAGATTTTCGAGGAAGACAACGAAACCCTGATCATGGACCTGACCAGAGAAGGCCAGCGCTTTCGTCTGGCCGCAGGCGGCAATGGTGGTTTCGGCAATGCCTATTTCAAATCCTCGACCAACCAGGCACCAACCCACGCCAATCCCGGTCTTGCGGGCGAGGAAAAGACGATCTGGCTTCGCCTGAAGCTGATTGCCGATGCCGGTCTGGTCGGTCTGCCCAATGCGGGCAAGTCCACCTTTCTGGCCACGGTCACGCGCGCGCGCCCGAAGATCGCCAACTATCCCTTCACGACGCTGCACCCCAATCTGGGCGTTGCGACCATCGATGGACGTGAATTCATTCTGGCTGACATTCCTGGTCTGATCGAAGGCGCGCATGAAGGTGTCGGCATCGGCGACCGGTTCCTCGGCCATGTCGAGCGCACCCGCGTTCTGCTCCACCTCGTTTCCGCGCAGGAAGAAAACGTCGGCAAGGCCTACAAGACGGTCAAGAAAGAGCTTGATGCCTATGGCGGCGGGCTGACGGAAAAGCCCGAGATCGTGGCGCTTTCGCAGATCGACGTATTGGACGAGAAAGAGCTGAAAAAAAAGGCGAAGGAATTGGAAAAGGCCTGTGGCCGTCCTCCGCTTCTTCTGTCTGCCGCAGCTCATATAGGTATGCTGGAAGCCCTCCGCGAGCTTCGTGACATCATCGTATCCGACAGCCGTGGCGGCGACACTGCCATGCCGGATCGCTCCATGCCAGTGGAAGACGAGATCGAGGATGGAGACGACCGCCTATGACAGCGGCGCGAAAACCTCTCGGCAAACATCACCGCATCGTCATCAAGATCGGTTCTGCCCT from the Agrobacterium vaccinii genome contains:
- a CDS encoding GNAT family N-acetyltransferase; protein product: MSTAQSMRSPAAAQSPCPTLNTTRLVLRPQRLSDAGSIAESLSDFQVTRMLARAPAPYYKQDALEWLILRTSGTLPDWDFAITCGDDTLIGAVSIERLHDEWRLGYWLGRAHWGKGYMTEAVAAVVKHFFEHKPGEVLYSGMFADNPASLRVQDKIGFHIIGCKEVYAVARASMVTHLDTALTAEAFHAARP
- the obgE gene encoding GTPase ObgE — its product is MKFLDEAKVYIRSGDGGAGAVSFRREKFIEFGGPDGGDGGRGGDVWVEVVNGLNTLIDFRFQQHFKATIGQHGMGKTRTGAKGADVVLRVPVGTQIFEEDNETLIMDLTREGQRFRLAAGGNGGFGNAYFKSSTNQAPTHANPGLAGEEKTIWLRLKLIADAGLVGLPNAGKSTFLATVTRARPKIANYPFTTLHPNLGVATIDGREFILADIPGLIEGAHEGVGIGDRFLGHVERTRVLLHLVSAQEENVGKAYKTVKKELDAYGGGLTEKPEIVALSQIDVLDEKELKKKAKELEKACGRPPLLLSAAAHIGMLEALRELRDIIVSDSRGGDTAMPDRSMPVEDEIEDGDDRL